The Nakaseomyces glabratus chromosome B, complete sequence genome includes the window TAATTTTACCTTTTTGTTAGAGTTGCTTTCCTCTTCTAAATTTTCTCGTTTACCGTTCAGTTTACTTTGTTTATAATCTCTTGCTTTAGCCAGTAATAATTTATGTGGCTCATTAAACACTTCAatcgatttttttttccagtCACTATACTTATCCTGGAAATAGGATTGAttactttcttcaaatagtCCTTTTAAAcccttttcttcattaataCCGCTTAATTTGAAGAGATAAGGCCCTCTCAACAACCTTAATGATTGCCAACTTTTTAcaatatcaatttcatttccTTCCGATTGTGCATATTTATCTTGTAGTTTTTCCAGAACCTCATGTGGTACTAGTTTAACTTCTttgatatttgatattcCTGTCTCAATTTTCCATacattatttatttgtttgTTACCCATTTTCACAAAACCAAACTTCTTAAAAGATTTATCAATGTCTGGTACTACAATATCTTCCTCTGTGATGTGAAAATCATTAAATTGTTTGAAACCattcatttttaatttgtGAAAGCAACTTTCAGATAATTCTAAACTCTCTATCATATCCAAAAACTTCTTATCTTTATTACCGTAAAACCTTTTAATTCTATTGACCATGAGATGCTTGGTGAATGTTGATgctttctttatattttgtttttccatatcatcaaatgagATACTATGAGCTGCTTTGACCTTTGAGATATTTGTATTAAAGAAGTCCCTTACCTCATCTGATTCAATCAATTGTGTAATAATATAGCTGGTGAAATAAACTTGGATCATAAATTGCTTTCTGAAAATATCATTCTCCAGTGTCAtaaattgatcaaataaagaatattcaTCTGTAGTTGACATGTCTAGGGGATTCGGTACGGGTAAATGTTTAATTTTATCATAAATAGATTGAAATTCAGACATCGAAGATGAGTTAAGTTCTTCAAACAATTTGCTAGTTCTCAAATATTCAGGTAGGCCCTCTTGTGGTTTAGAAGGAATGAAATAGTCAGGGTTCAGCTTgttattaataatattaatctCTTTGAGCtccttttttattttattataaaaaacTTCCTCTAATTCCAAAATATTGTCAATTATGGTTGAAATTActttatcaattttaattttatgGTCCAATGAAGACGATAGAAACTCCAAAGGTGCGTAAATAAAGTTCTGATAGACAAGCTTTATGtcagaaaaaaaactcTCTTCTTTGGACTGTCCTCTATAATTTTCTGTCGTTTGATAAATATTCCAATTCGTGGTACTATTCGACAACTTAGCAATGGAACCTGTTCTATTAAAGTTTGATTCCTCTTGTATTGGCAATAAGTCTGATAAAAAGGACAACCATTTCTGTTTCACTTCATTCATGACTGGTGTGTTTGAATGTGTGCGGTATGATAATTCCATTAAGGAAGTATTCCATCTTCTTAGCTTTTCAAATAGTGGCTGCTTATAACTAATCAAAGTTGTCTCTCCTGAATTATCATCTTTCAATGTATTTCCCAATTTAAACCAATTGATTCTACTCTCTACATAATCCCAGAATAGGCAAACATCATCAGGCCAGTTAAGCATTTCAACAACGGTAGCAAATAACTCATAGTATACCAGAGAACACTGAGAAGTGTCACTCATAAACTGTCTCATATGGAAACAAAAATCCAATAATACAGAACATACTTTTAAGTTTTCCGTTAATTTAGAGTGCTCATTCTTCTGTGCCGCTTCTATGGTATCATCTTCGTCaccttcttgttcttctacAGGCAATAGTTTTTCAACAACCCTTTTCAATACGACTTCCTTAATCAACTCTACATCTGTTTTATCAAAACTATCAGATAATGTTATCAATGAACTCCATTTCAGATCTTCAGGATCGAATTGTCCTTGAGCAATTGGTGCAGTAAGCGCATCATTGCATTTCTCAGCAATATGACTAAAAAGGGACAGCAAACGCTCTGATTCCTTGTCAATTATCGTTTCCATTAATGCTTTGACTTCTAACAATgaaattaatgaaattggtAGCTGGTCTACCCAAATTCCTGATCCATATCGGTCCCAAATTTAGTTCAAAATCATGTACCATTATGTTGACACTATTTATCGTTTTACTAATTtttcttaatatttttttagcATTTCGGGATGTAATCACAATGttagaaaatataaagtCACTGATATTAGTTATCAGacataataaatttatatatctCTTAATCTTTAGTTAAGGCTATCTACAGCTAGTTATTATAATAGACCAAGACTGCCGGAAATGGCGTTTGATATTGATCATTTTCACCATCCACCGAATTCTTGAGAGGCAGTAATTATAGGAATTGGAATGTGGCAGGAAAATTCCTCTCCTTCCATAGTTTCTTTGGCATGAAATAACCTACCCTTCTTATCTTCATAAAATTGTTCTAAGTGACCATCTTCAATAGGTTTTTGTATTACAAATTTTAGAAGCACCATCCATTTGTGTTGGAAAATATCAGATTTAAATTGACCAGCAATATGGTTTGTCGGAGTCTTAGAGGGACTCAACTTGAACGAGATTGATGTGAAGTCATCAAAACTTATAGAGTTATCGACTGCAACAGTTTTTCCTTTTGGTCTTGCTGCCTTTGAAGTTTTATCAACAGCAAATCGAGGATTCAGTAGTACAAAAGATTGAAGTATGGCAGAAATACCAGTTATTCTAGTTTGCCTCTCATCGCAATCATCTAAGGTCACGgatatatcaatatcatctgAAGTCATAAAGAatggttttgaaaaaaCTACCTTTGCAATTGTTTCACCATTCCTGTTAATTTGATATGTACTTTGTAAGTTAGCAAGTTGTGGGATCATCGTGACACCATCAATGACATACGACTCCACATTATATTGCATATTAGGAGTGTTCTGTAGTTCTGCAATGTGATCACGCACAGAGTCACTTCTCTTCCTCGTAACCACATACTCCTCATTTTTGTGTTCCTCCTCAAGTTCAATGTCAGGCTTGGAATCCTTGTCTTTTTCGtctttatcaaattgaaCCTCGACTAAATTATCCACAAGcttatcaatatcatcataGTTTGTCTCTTTATCACTGATAATCTTAATAaagttttctttcattaaAGATAATCTCTCAGgttcaatatcatcaacaaCTGTTGGGTTtgagttttttctttcaaaattaaTAGATAGTCTCCTTTCATATAACgagcttcttctttcaacaGAATATCTCCTTTCTAAAGTGTTAGAGACATGGTTTTGTGGAGCAGATGCTCTTCTTATCGAAGAGGGTGATGACTTAATCTCCTTTACTGTTCCAGAACCCTGAATAACGGCAGGGCGATTTAGAACAGATGAGGCCTGCATACCACCTTCTAATACATATGGTGCAATTGAAATAGGAACTTTTTTAGCAATAGGAATAAGATTACCATCAACAACACCAGTTATACCAAACTCGGCATCATAAAGAACTGAGAGAAAGTTTGAAAGCATGTATGTTGGacaaatttctttattcAAAGGTTGAGACTTAAATAAGAAAGTTTTTGCTTCCCCTGGTTCTAAATTGATTTCAGAGAAAATTAAAGTTTGTGGAATCAAGAATATCGGAACTTGTTCATACTCGGCATTAGAATTTTCTCTATCATTGGCTCCCATAGAGATGTTAGTATCATTTAtaatcttttcatcttctctATACCCAAACCGCAAGCCTTCTGTTATATTAGCGTATTCAGAATTAACATATTTATCAGATTTGCTTATAGATTCTTCATTTAACTGTTTTGCAGTTGAATCGGCATATGTTACTCCTAATAGCTTAGAATCATTTGATTTGAAGGTACTTTTATCTATTATGGAATTGTCGTATTGTAACTTACCACTTACCTGTAAGTAGCAAGAGACAAAATTTACTATGGAGTTGAATTTCAGATCTTTTGTCAGTCTTTCTCTGCTTTTTTCTAGCAATACCAATTGTTCTTTGACATCTGTGATCAATGTTAAATTACTATCAGTTGCATTTTGAGCAGACTCATCACCATTCTTCTTCGAAAACATATTTCTTAGTGACCATTTACTTTCTggtatttcattttctaagATTTCCCTATTTTCCTGTCGTATCCTCTGTATTTTCCCATTCAAGTTATTTAGTGTAGTTTCCAAATGGTCTCTTTCTCTTAGAGACCCCAAATGCTTTATCCTCACAATAATCGATATGGGTTCCCCTGCAAAAAATGGATTCGATTCATGTATTAGTTCTACCTTAACATTATCAGTTATGTAAAATGCATCAATTTTGTGAAGATGCATTTTGACTCAATTTAGATATCCTGATCTATCCCTAAAATTATTTGTAAATCAATAACCAATAACACAATTGAATTAATAGCCACCAAAAAGAGATAGACCTGAGACAATAAAGAAAGCTTAATATTTACACAATCTTCAGATTTAGCAGCTTGTAGCACTTTATTGATAGTTTTGAACCCAATTAGGCATAAACAGTATAACCCTTACGAAATCGCAATTGCAACAGTCACTAACAATAATCTGCAAAATCTTGTTACCAAAAATTAAAACACTTGATTTTCCAAACTAAGGTATGGTTGACAATACAACAGAACcctataatataataaaaagattAGAATTGCAGTAAAAGTTACTGCTTGTCTACCTACCTGTTATCCTTTAAAAAACTCACGATGTACTTTTCATTGATTTTTACATCAAGTTTAGTAGAGATATCCGcagcaaaaaataattcttCCCCGCCAGGACTCGAACCTGGAATCTTCTGGTTCGTAGCCAGACGCCGTGACCATTGGGCCACGAGGAACAAGAATATTTGTTTATTTCAGAATTTGAATTGAGATTTACTAAGATGTCTTACTTTCGTATTTAGACacatattttttatctatattcaaaatttgtttATCGGTGGATATATTGTTGTATATTGACACATCTTAAAGATATTGTTCGCCATATATTACATTCCAGTCAGTATTAATCCATGCATCACCATTCCTCTTAAACCAAAACCGTAACTAACTTTAGACTTACCATAGATAATCCTATGAGAGGTGTTTTGatcattaaattttgttcttgttaTATCATATAAAATTGTGGTATTTAATATTGTATGCCTTTTACATGTTTATTATTGGCAAtctataaaaaaaatgtgaTATAGATGTATGCTAGATTTTCgatttgttgttgaattCTTCTACAATTGCAGTATTGGACTTAATCCTGGTTAGTAGTCAGAAAAAATTGCCAAGCTTTTATCTCAATCGACTTTAATTGATGCAAATATCCTTCTGACGAAGAACATACTACATATGAAACCGATAGCACCTGTGACAATACATGTTAGGAATGAGATGAGGAATGAGTAACCAACATAAAGCACGATCGTGGCGAAACCGCCTAGTTTGAATTGAGTGAATAGAATAGAATGAATGAAAATGTAGATAGAGCAACCCAAACCACCGATGAAGAAACTTCTCCATTGCCATGTCCAGTTCTCTGAACATAGCGCACGGTAAGTAATAATGACGTTGATTAAACCAGTGGtgaaagagaagagaacaattgagaacaacaagaaACCAAACATGTAGAATATCTTATTGAACCACAAACTTGAGTAAATAAAGTACAATTCAACAGCAATCGAACCAAATGATACTAAACCTCCAATTAATGTGGCTGGCACAGTCTTCAGGAACCAAGGTTGGAAAGGAATTTGTCTTGGAATCTCATTAGTCTTTGTTGGGTGTTCGTCCCAATTACATTTCTTGTACGAGATTAGAGAACCAGCAAATGCTAATGGAATTGAGAAGAGAATCCATAGGAAAACCATAAAAACTAGTGTTGCCAATGGAATAACATTCGATGATCCGACGAAGTATAGCAAAACATTCATAAATATCACAGTCAAGAATATAATACCTGGAAGCAATACAGGTGTCAGAATCATGTTAGCCTTCCAGTATGGACCTTTAAAAAACTTGTAAATTCCCATGGATGTGTAAGAACCAACAAATCCAAAAATTGCATAAAACATGAACATTGCAGTTGGAAGAGAACCTCTGGAACTTGGTGATAGAATACCCAGAGCTGATAGAATGATTGAAAGAAAGATcatcaaaaacaattgaatacCAGAACCAACCAGTACAGATAATAACATTGAGTTCTTTGGTGTACGGAAAACATCACCATGGACCAATTTCCAGCCGGAATCCTCTTCGAATTCATCTCCCAGGTTGAATTCATTGTAACGTGAGATATCTGACTTCAAAGCACGTAGTAGTGAATGGATTGCAACACTAGATAATAGTAATACAATAACGGAAAAGTTGATCAAAGAAAACCATTGGATCTTTGGATCGTAGATATGTAAGTATTTGTCCCATCTTGTCGCCCATGGTGTATCAGAAGGAGTAAACTTAACAGAATATGTAAACATAACCTCATTGTCCTTATTCTCATCCAAGTGTAGTTTATGTTGATTTGCTAACGCGCATGATCTAGATTTATAATTATCTAAGGAAACTGGGTTCACAATGACACCAACTACTCTAAAATCACCATTTCCACGATCATGATATTCAACTTCGATATCGAAGTGATTGGCGAATACTGGCACTTCAACATTGGTAACTATGTTGTCAACGACATTCTTGGCTTCACGTACTTCTAAATTAGACAAATCAACAAGGTTCTTTGGACTTCTGATTTCAATGTCGGTAAAatcaatgatattttttgcATCACGTTCAGATAATTGAAGTTCTTTTTCAGATTCTGAGACAATCTTACCACCAACAGCTTGTCTTACTTCTACAAAACCTAATTCGAAACCCTGGCCGTAGAATTCAGTGTTAGTTCTGCTGTCATGCAGTTTTCTTGCAGCTGGTAAACCGTCAATGAGCCAGTTCTGCATGAAGCCATTCTTGATCAGCTTGTTGATAAACTTGGCATCCTTGCCTGGTATGGTAGTCGAACATAGCTGTACACACTCGTTGTCCTCAAGCATTTTGACGTTAAATGGAGAGTTATAGATCTTTTCACCAAAGATAACAGAGCCTAGAGACTCGGGCTGCTTCTCGATTTTTTCAGGCTGACAGAAATGTAATTTCTCGTTATAGTAGTCGTAAGGGTACAACATCCTCGCCTTATCACCTTTGATCTCGTTACCATCATCGTCTACATGCTGGAAGTTTAACGAGGGAGTTAAGTGGTTCACCAGTAATGGGATAGCATCTCCTTGCTTATAAGTCCTTGGTGCAGCACCTGGCAAGTAGAAACCAAGTGTGGACGCCACAAACAGCGACAGTACCAGCAGTTGTCTAAccatttcttcttgaaaaaaagCTAATACTTGTTGTGTGCTTTTATTACAATAAATACAACAAATAAtttaaagaaatataacTAAAACAGATACAAATAATTGAGactaaaaacaaataaggTTCAAGACATTTATAAATAACTCATCACTTGGGGATCAAATTGTGAAGAAGCCTAAACAAAAACACCaaatttttatcatttataGAGCCAAGctctgaagaaaaaaaaaagaaaaaaaataaatttgaattCCTATAACAAAATGACGACAATTTGACTAGCAATTCTTGTTGTTAAACTGGTAATTGATGATTATATCAAACTATGTGTTGCAGCAGGACGGCTTATTCCTATTCATTCAGTTCTGGTAGTTGATAATACATATTGGTAGGTACATCCCTATACTATCTTGACCTAGATTCGAACTGTTGATTTATTTGttagtgtttttttattgccAGTTGACAAAGAGTAAAACGACAAGGCCATAGACACATAGTAAACTGGCTCCAAACTAGTCTCAAAATTTTGGACCCCGAATTGGATGTACTTGAACACGTAGATGTCACGTTGTATAGCTGATTCGCAGTTAAGATTTCGACAAAACTGAACTGTACAGCTTGGAGGTTGATTCAATAATAGCGCATATCAACTGTAATACGCACCGAATGTGACCACCAGTAATATAATTCTGTAACGCAACACATTATCGGTGATCAAGCTATCCCTGCACATATCCTTGGCGATTGAGTAGCAAGTGAGGGCGGATCGTTGGCTGCTTTAATCAGGCTGCTGTaaataaaacaacaacaaaaaaacaactacaacttCGATATAAACTGgatatattttcattgatCCTGCTTTTGGATTAGTAATAGCATATCTTTAAGAGATGGTGTTTTCCTATGAGCATTACATGAACCTGATCTATCACCTGGATGACGCCAATGAGACAGTGCCGTCTGATATTGCCAAGCGTGTGGTTTCCAATGCAATGGCACCAGTCATAACAGTGACATCGACGGTTCTACTCGACAGACacattgaagaaacatACGGGATCGATTCTCTGTATATGTTACTTAGATTTTTTGGTGGTTGTGTCTCTGATAGGGATCAAGCAAATGAAGTTAAATTGGGGACAGATGGTTTAAAAGTAACTGAAGAGGGTGTAGAAAATGAGAAAGACGGAACAAATGGGCTAACAGTACCGCGTCAGACTAGAGTACGGAGTAATTCTAATAGTTTGTATCAAAGAGATGCCACTCAGTCGCAATATGTGCGATTTACCAA containing:
- the RGP1 gene encoding Rgp1p (CAGL0B01639g~Ortholog(s) have guanyl-nucleotide exchange factor activity, role in retrograde transport, endosome to Golgi and Golgi membrane, RIC1-RGP1 guanyl-nucleotide exchange factor complex localization) — its product is MHLHKIDAFYITDNVKVELIHESNPFFAGEPISIIVRIKHLGSLRERDHLETTLNNLNGKIQRIRQENREILENEIPESKWSLRNMFSKKNGDESAQNATDSNLTLITDVKEQLVLLEKSRERLTKDLKFNSIVNFVSCYLQVSGKLQYDNSIIDKSTFKSNDSKLLGVTYADSTAKQLNEESISKSDKYVNSEYANITEGLRFGYREDEKIINDTNISMGANDRENSNAEYEQVPIFLIPQTLIFSEINLEPGEAKTFLFKSQPLNKEICPTYMLSNFLSVLYDAEFGITGVVDGNLIPIAKKVPISIAPYVLEGGMQASSVLNRPAVIQGSGTVKEIKSSPSSIRRASAPQNHVSNTLERRYSVERRSSLYERRLSINFERKNSNPTVVDDIEPERLSLMKENFIKIISDKETNYDDIDKLVDNLVEVQFDKDEKDKDSKPDIELEEEHKNEEYVVTRKRSDSVRDHIAELQNTPNMQYNVESYVIDGVTMIPQLANLQSTYQINRNGETIAKVVFSKPFFMTSDDIDISVTLDDCDERQTRITGISAILQSFVLLNPRFAVDKTSKAARPKGKTVAVDNSISFDDFTSISFKLSPSKTPTNHIAGQFKSDIFQHKWMVLLKFVIQKPIEDGHLEQFYEDKKGRLFHAKETMEGEEFSCHIPIPIITASQEFGGW
- the HPR1 gene encoding Hpr1p (CAGL0B01617g~Ortholog(s) have nucleic acid binding, protein complex scaffold activity), with the translated sequence METIIDKESERLLSLFSHIAEKCNDALTAPIAQGQFDPEDLKWSSLITLSDSFDKTDVELIKEVVLKRVVEKLLPVEEQEGDEDDTIEAAQKNEHSKLTENLKVCSVLLDFCFHMRQFMSDTSQCSLVYYELFATVVEMLNWPDDVCLFWDYVESRINWFKLGNTLKDDNSGETTLISYKQPLFEKLRRWNTSLMELSYRTHSNTPVMNEVKQKWLSFLSDLLPIQEESNFNRTGSIAKLSNSTTNWNIYQTTENYRGQSKEESFFSDIKLVYQNFIYAPLEFLSSSLDHKIKIDKVISTIIDNILELEEVFYNKIKKELKEINIINNKLNPDYFIPSKPQEGLPEYLRTSKLFEELNSSSMSEFQSIYDKIKHLPVPNPLDMSTTDEYSLFDQFMTLENDIFRKQFMIQVYFTSYIITQLIESDEVRDFFNTNISKVKAAHSISFDDMEKQNIKKASTFTKHLMVNRIKRFYGNKDKKFLDMIESLELSESCFHKLKMNGFKQFNDFHITEEDIVVPDIDKSFKKFGFVKMGNKQINNVWKIETGISNIKEVKLVPHEVLEKLQDKYAQSEGNEIDIVKSWQSLRLLRGPYLFKLSGINEEKGLKGLFEESNQSYFQDKYSDWKKKSIEVFNEPHKLLLAKARDYKQSKLNGKRENLEEESNSNKKVKLSNDNNIDADNNENENPSQERSLSNTQKGRESDDLVSKL
- the TMN2 gene encoding Tmn2p (CAGL0B01683g~Ortholog(s) have role in cellular copper ion homeostasis, invasive growth in response to glucose limitation, pseudohyphal growth, vacuolar transport and Golgi apparatus, fungal-type vacuole membrane localization); translated protein: MVRQLLVLSLFVASTLGFYLPGAAPRTYKQGDAIPLLVNHLTPSLNFQHVDDDGNEIKGDKARMLYPYDYYNEKLHFCQPEKIEKQPESLGSVIFGEKIYNSPFNVKMLEDNECVQLCSTTIPGKDAKFINKLIKNGFMQNWLIDGLPAARKLHDSRTNTEFYGQGFELGFVEVRQAVGGKIVSESEKELQLSERDAKNIIDFTDIEIRSPKNLVDLSNLEVREAKNVVDNIVTNVEVPVFANHFDIEVEYHDRGNGDFRVVGVIVNPVSLDNYKSRSCALANQHKLHLDENKDNEVMFTYSVKFTPSDTPWATRWDKYLHIYDPKIQWFSLINFSVIVLLLSSVAIHSLLRALKSDISRYNEFNLGDEFEEDSGWKLVHGDVFRTPKNSMLLSVLVGSGIQLFLMIFLSIILSALGILSPSSRGSLPTAMFMFYAIFGFVGSYTSMGIYKFFKGPYWKANMILTPVLLPGIIFLTVIFMNVLLYFVGSSNVIPLATLVFMVFLWILFSIPLAFAGSLISYKKCNWDEHPTKTNEIPRQIPFQPWFLKTVPATLIGGLVSFGSIAVELYFIYSSLWFNKIFYMFGFLLFSIVLFSFTTGLINVIITYRALCSENWTWQWRSFFIGGLGCSIYIFIHSILFTQFKLGGFATIVLYVGYSFLISFLTCIVTGAIGFICSMFFVRRIFASIKVD